A portion of the Francisella uliginis genome contains these proteins:
- a CDS encoding Mrp/NBP35 family ATP-binding protein: protein MINIEKTLKRKVQKGQKLLPNIKNIILVASGKGGVGKSTVTANLAVSFAKMGAKVGVLDADIYGPSQPTLFDLKENPQTTDKKKIIPLERYGVKMISIGNLIDPESAVIWRGPIVSRALMQLLNDTSWGEIDYLFLDLPPGTGDIQLTISKNMPVTGAVVVTTPQDLSLIDARRAVAMFEKVDIKTLGVIENMSYYICPKCGNSDHIFGEDGAHLLCGKNNIEFLGNLPLHKDIRENADHGKPYVSLDKDDNINTSYMTVAENILNEIEKLPKASSLDSIGVKLEN from the coding sequence ATGATAAATATTGAAAAAACTTTAAAAAGAAAAGTTCAAAAAGGACAAAAGCTCTTACCAAATATTAAGAATATAATCTTAGTAGCATCTGGTAAAGGTGGTGTAGGCAAATCTACTGTTACTGCAAATTTAGCTGTAAGTTTTGCAAAAATGGGAGCTAAAGTAGGGGTTTTAGATGCAGATATCTATGGCCCAAGTCAGCCAACTCTGTTTGATTTAAAAGAGAATCCTCAGACTACAGATAAGAAAAAAATCATTCCTCTTGAACGTTATGGGGTTAAAATGATTTCTATCGGAAATCTTATAGATCCAGAATCTGCTGTGATCTGGCGCGGTCCCATAGTTTCTAGAGCTTTAATGCAACTTCTAAATGATACCAGCTGGGGTGAAATAGATTACCTATTTCTAGATTTACCTCCTGGAACAGGGGATATACAGCTCACAATTTCTAAAAATATGCCAGTAACTGGAGCTGTAGTTGTAACTACTCCTCAAGATTTATCTTTGATAGATGCAAGACGTGCTGTCGCTATGTTTGAAAAAGTTGATATTAAAACATTAGGCGTTATAGAAAACATGAGCTACTACATTTGTCCTAAATGTGGCAATAGTGATCATATATTTGGTGAAGATGGAGCACATCTATTATGTGGTAAAAACAATATTGAATTTCTTGGTAATTTGCCTCTACATAAAGATATTCGTGAAAATGCTGATCATGGTAAACCTTATGTAAGCTTAGATAAAGATGATAATATTAATACAAGTTATATGACAGTAGCTGAAAATATATTAAATGAAATTGAAAAACTACCTAAAGCAAGTAGTTTAGATTCTATTGGTGTTAAATTAGAAAATTAA
- the hmpA gene encoding NO-inducible flavohemoprotein yields MLSQKTVDTIKATIPVLEENGVALTKHFYNRMFEHNPEVKKFFNLSRQKNSNQPEALAAAILAYARNIDNLDALGQAVELIAQKHASLQIKAEHYPIVGINLIESIKELLNLSDNDDVIIAWTEAYNLLAEILINREKNIYDEKLEQYGWNDFKEFNVVKKEKESVNAYSFYLKSDSIKNFNFKPGQYITVRFPYENTTTMRNYSISSARDEDYLRITVKKEEKGSISQHLFNDINVGDTIEVAPPSGEFFLDLEQKSYAPLVFISAGIGITPLISMLLSELKTNNTRRIVFACGKKSKLEHPFADLLKRLTKENPRLETIFFYENVEKDEAKLGLVNLDIVNKQLENEASSAQYFFCGPTDFMFSIQEGLLKDGINNENIHFEFFGSKTF; encoded by the coding sequence ATGCTAAGCCAAAAAACTGTAGATACGATAAAAGCAACAATTCCTGTATTAGAAGAAAATGGAGTAGCTCTAACAAAACATTTCTATAATAGAATGTTTGAACATAATCCAGAAGTTAAAAAGTTCTTTAATCTATCTCGTCAAAAGAACTCTAACCAACCCGAAGCATTAGCTGCTGCAATCTTAGCTTATGCTAGAAATATTGATAACTTAGATGCTCTTGGTCAGGCTGTTGAATTAATTGCGCAAAAACATGCTTCTTTACAAATCAAAGCTGAGCATTATCCAATTGTTGGGATTAATCTAATAGAATCAATCAAAGAATTATTAAACTTATCTGATAATGATGATGTTATTATTGCTTGGACTGAAGCATACAACTTATTAGCTGAGATTTTAATAAATCGTGAAAAAAATATTTATGATGAGAAATTAGAACAGTATGGCTGGAATGATTTCAAAGAGTTTAACGTTGTAAAAAAAGAAAAAGAAAGTGTAAATGCATACTCATTCTATCTAAAAAGTGATTCTATTAAAAATTTTAACTTTAAACCAGGTCAATATATAACCGTAAGATTTCCATATGAAAATACTACAACTATGAGAAACTATAGTATCTCATCTGCTAGAGATGAAGATTATTTAAGAATAACTGTAAAAAAAGAGGAGAAGGGTAGTATATCACAGCATTTATTTAATGATATAAATGTTGGTGATACTATTGAGGTTGCTCCACCATCTGGTGAATTTTTCTTAGATCTTGAACAAAAATCATACGCGCCTTTAGTTTTTATATCTGCAGGGATTGGTATAACTCCTCTGATAAGTATGCTTTTATCTGAATTAAAAACAAACAATACTAGAAGAATAGTTTTTGCTTGTGGTAAAAAAAGTAAATTAGAGCATCCATTTGCAGATCTATTAAAAAGATTAACAAAAGAAAATCCTCGATTAGAGACTATTTTCTTCTATGAAAATGTTGAAAAAGATGAAGCTAAACTAGGTTTAGTTAACTTAGATATAGTAAATAAACAATTAGAAAATGAAGCTTCAAGTGCACAATATTTCTTTTGTGGACCTACAGACTTTATGTTTTCTATTCAAGAGGGTTTATTAAAAGATGGTATAAATAATGAAAATATCCATTTTGAATTTTTTGGATCAAAAACTTTCTAA
- the cls gene encoding cardiolipin synthase, giving the protein MENFFLSLLYVIEANIVLFICQALTILVVLKLIVDKKSASNILAWLLAILFIPYIAIPFFFIFQRKDKRSFWQKETMDISQPALQESCLVKEHKCKNLPMDIINVFSSMDLPTLTGKNSFEIYTDGVKSFQAFIEAIDLAEKNIYIQTYVFKNDTTSKLVINALEKKAAKGVEVKMMIDSLGSLYVYRHNKKIFRNLRKLGAEVVFFMPVLTNPLRNYINYRNHRKIYIFDNKTVFSGGMNIGDEYMSPMEHEGMWDDLLFKIQGESLLYFLKVFCSDWHFATNQELDFKISKDISQDGFVQVIPSGPDLQEDQLYSGLITAINSAKHKLWIITPYLIPSAELYHSIVLARKRGVEVKIITPKESNHKIVDRARASYIRDFLKFGIDIHFTKNMVHAKAVLIDNNLAMLGSVNLDNRSLFLNYEIATFIYSQNHLEQLYDWANKILKDSTRDTNHLTTKRSSLLIESFMKILTPLM; this is encoded by the coding sequence ATGGAAAATTTCTTTCTAAGCTTATTATATGTAATAGAAGCAAATATTGTTTTGTTTATTTGTCAAGCTTTGACAATTTTAGTTGTATTAAAACTTATTGTAGACAAAAAGTCAGCTTCAAATATTTTAGCTTGGCTTTTAGCTATATTATTTATTCCTTATATTGCAATTCCCTTCTTTTTTATATTTCAACGCAAAGATAAACGAAGTTTCTGGCAAAAAGAAACTATGGATATTAGCCAACCTGCTCTGCAGGAAAGCTGCTTAGTAAAAGAGCATAAGTGTAAAAATCTACCTATGGATATTATCAATGTTTTTTCTAGTATGGATCTACCAACACTTACTGGAAAAAATTCTTTTGAGATATATACAGATGGTGTTAAATCTTTCCAAGCATTTATAGAAGCTATCGATTTAGCAGAAAAAAATATCTATATACAAACTTATGTTTTTAAAAATGATACTACATCTAAGCTTGTTATAAATGCTTTAGAGAAAAAAGCTGCCAAAGGTGTTGAGGTAAAAATGATGATAGATTCACTTGGTTCATTATATGTATATCGTCATAATAAAAAGATATTTAGAAATCTACGCAAGCTAGGTGCTGAAGTTGTCTTTTTTATGCCTGTCTTAACTAATCCATTGCGTAACTATATTAATTATCGAAATCATAGAAAGATATATATTTTTGATAATAAGACTGTATTTAGTGGAGGGATGAATATTGGTGATGAATATATGTCACCAATGGAGCATGAAGGAATGTGGGATGATTTATTATTTAAAATTCAGGGTGAATCATTGCTATATTTTTTAAAAGTTTTTTGCTCAGATTGGCATTTTGCTACAAATCAAGAGCTAGATTTTAAAATAAGTAAAGATATTTCACAAGATGGTTTTGTACAGGTAATTCCATCTGGACCAGATTTGCAAGAGGATCAGTTATATTCAGGGTTAATTACAGCAATAAACTCGGCGAAACATAAATTATGGATTATAACACCCTATCTAATTCCATCTGCTGAACTATATCACTCTATAGTTTTAGCTAGAAAAAGAGGTGTTGAAGTAAAAATTATAACTCCTAAAGAATCTAATCATAAAATAGTAGATAGAGCTAGAGCAAGTTATATTAGAGACTTTTTAAAGTTTGGTATAGATATTCATTTTACAAAAAATATGGTACATGCAAAAGCTGTCTTAATCGATAATAACCTTGCGATGCTAGGCTCTGTAAACTTGGATAACCGTAGCTTGTTTTTGAACTATGAAATAGCAACTTTTATATATAGCCAAAATCATCTAGAACAACTATATGACTGGGCTAATAAAATTTTAAAAGATTCAACTAGAGATACCAATCACTTAACGACAAAGCGTAGTAGTTTACTTATAGAAAGTTTTATGAAAATTTTAACACCTCTTATGTGA
- a CDS encoding 3-hydroxybutyrate dehydrogenase translates to MSVKNKVTLITGAASGLGLGMATEFAKQGAKVVIADLDLEKSQEVAKDLSSKYDVETLAVQMDVTNEEQVNSGVNSTVEKFGRIDTVINNAGIQIISPIVDFSISAWKKLFDIHMTGTLLVTQAAMRHMIDLKTGGRIIVVGSVHSVLASKNKAAYVAAKHAQVGFVRALAKEGAEHNISSNLIGPGFVLTPLVEKQIPEQAKELNISEEEVVKNIMLGGTVDGEFTTVQDIADTAIFLAGFKTNALTGQKFLVSHGWGM, encoded by the coding sequence ATGTCTGTAAAAAATAAAGTTACATTAATAACAGGTGCAGCCTCAGGTTTAGGCTTAGGTATGGCAACAGAATTTGCAAAACAAGGTGCAAAAGTTGTAATAGCTGACTTAGATCTAGAAAAGTCGCAAGAAGTAGCTAAAGATTTATCATCAAAATATGATGTGGAAACTTTAGCTGTACAAATGGATGTAACAAATGAAGAACAAGTAAACTCGGGTGTCAATAGTACTGTAGAGAAATTTGGACGTATTGATACAGTTATCAATAATGCGGGTATTCAGATAATATCACCTATAGTAGACTTTAGTATTTCTGCATGGAAGAAATTATTTGATATACATATGACAGGTACTTTACTAGTAACTCAAGCTGCGATGCGACATATGATAGATCTAAAAACTGGTGGTAGAATTATTGTAGTTGGATCGGTTCACTCTGTTCTTGCGTCAAAAAATAAAGCAGCATATGTAGCTGCTAAGCATGCCCAAGTTGGTTTTGTAAGAGCATTAGCAAAAGAAGGTGCTGAACATAATATTTCATCTAATTTAATTGGTCCTGGTTTTGTACTAACACCACTTGTTGAAAAACAAATTCCAGAACAGGCAAAAGAGCTAAATATTTCTGAAGAAGAAGTTGTTAAGAATATTATGCTTGGTGGTACTGTTGATGGTGAATTTACAACTGTTCAAGATATTGCTGATACAGCTATATTTTTAGCTGGATTTAAAACAAATGCTTTGACTGGTCAGAAATTTTTAGTTAGTCACGGCTGGGGAATGTAA
- a CDS encoding Rrf2 family transcriptional regulator produces MNLTSFTDYSLRILIILGSNPMQKYKTKDLVNILDIKLNHATKIINNLSNLNYIQSYKGRFGGISISSEIYDIKLSDIVQNLEPMNIVECFNKDKPLSCPLIPNCKLKFILNEATNDFMKKLGNYKFSDICTIKDDVKSLT; encoded by the coding sequence ATGAATTTAACGTCATTTACTGACTATTCACTAAGAATTCTGATAATTCTAGGATCAAATCCAATGCAAAAATACAAAACTAAGGATTTGGTAAATATCTTAGATATAAAGCTTAATCATGCTACAAAGATTATAAATAATTTATCAAATTTAAATTATATACAATCATATAAAGGTAGATTTGGTGGAATATCAATATCATCTGAAATTTATGATATTAAGCTTTCAGACATCGTTCAAAACCTAGAGCCTATGAATATCGTTGAATGTTTTAATAAAGATAAGCCTCTAAGTTGTCCTTTAATACCAAACTGTAAGCTTAAATTCATATTAAATGAAGCAACTAATGACTTTATGAAAAAACTTGGTAACTATAAGTTTTCAGATATTTGTACAATTAAAGACGATGTTAAGTCATTAACCTAA
- a CDS encoding glycoside hydrolase family 3 protein — translation MPISIKEKLGQLIMMDFRYWGENSDNQPIPFVKTNQKINNLFKDYNLSGFILFKENFQTNEQTISLLRDIQSNVTTPLFFATDQEGGRVNRIKQGTSGCGNMALAATNKPENAYTMAKIIGDELYSLGINVNFAPVIDVNSNKNNPIIGVRAYSDNPETVIEYAESAIDGYHDAKIIDCVKHFPGHGDTSSDSHLGSVNVNKSLDKLEKTELLTFQNLVNKYSMVMSAHISMPALDDTTHRSVSTGQEIGIPATLSHNIITKFLKEKIGFKGLVVSDAMDMKAIATHFGCIEATKLAILAGIDIVLMPVRVWYEKDAYKFVELFRSLESEYMKNVEFALAVDNAYSKVLEFKQKHDLHNSYIYKLSQDEQVKRANLTVNSKEHQKISLSIAKQSTSIVKNLGIIPYQLKNNQNILIIDSDRQRLCEFCQILKQITYSQKLNIDIIAKHIDDELEISIHNSDLVLLISESLKKYSQRYSTLTSIAPDKTINIAALTPYDIDYIDNVKNYICIYGATSVDQTNYTVTSLKINIQAALENIFCS, via the coding sequence ATGCCTATATCTATTAAAGAAAAATTAGGTCAATTGATTATGATGGATTTTCGCTATTGGGGTGAAAATTCAGACAACCAACCTATTCCTTTTGTAAAAACTAATCAAAAAATTAATAATCTTTTTAAAGATTATAATTTAAGTGGTTTCATTCTCTTTAAAGAAAATTTTCAAACCAACGAACAAACAATTTCTCTTCTAAGAGATATCCAATCAAATGTAACCACCCCACTTTTTTTTGCAACAGATCAAGAAGGAGGTAGAGTTAATCGTATTAAGCAAGGCACAAGTGGCTGTGGCAATATGGCTCTTGCTGCTACAAATAAGCCAGAAAATGCTTATACTATGGCGAAGATTATCGGTGATGAGTTATATAGTTTAGGGATAAATGTAAACTTTGCTCCTGTAATTGATGTTAACTCAAATAAGAATAATCCTATTATTGGAGTTAGAGCATATTCAGATAACCCAGAAACTGTTATAGAATATGCAGAATCTGCTATAGATGGTTACCATGATGCTAAGATTATCGATTGTGTTAAACACTTTCCAGGTCATGGTGATACATCTTCAGATAGTCATCTAGGTAGTGTAAATGTAAATAAAAGCTTAGATAAATTAGAAAAAACTGAATTATTGACTTTTCAAAATTTAGTTAATAAATATAGTATGGTGATGTCGGCACATATCAGTATGCCAGCTTTAGATGATACTACACATAGATCAGTCTCAACTGGTCAAGAAATTGGTATACCAGCTACATTATCACATAATATCATTACAAAATTTTTAAAAGAAAAAATAGGTTTTAAAGGTCTAGTTGTATCAGACGCTATGGATATGAAAGCAATTGCTACACATTTTGGCTGTATAGAAGCTACAAAATTAGCAATATTAGCTGGAATTGATATTGTTCTTATGCCAGTAAGGGTTTGGTATGAGAAAGATGCTTATAAGTTTGTGGAGCTTTTTAGATCTCTTGAAAGTGAGTATATGAAAAATGTAGAGTTTGCTTTAGCGGTAGATAATGCTTATAGCAAAGTTTTGGAGTTTAAACAAAAGCATGACTTGCATAATTCATATATTTATAAACTTTCTCAAGATGAACAAGTTAAAAGAGCTAATTTAACAGTTAATTCAAAAGAACATCAAAAAATATCATTAAGCATAGCAAAACAAAGTACTAGTATAGTTAAAAACTTAGGAATAATTCCATATCAGCTAAAAAATAATCAGAATATCTTGATTATAGATTCAGATAGACAAAGATTGTGTGAGTTTTGTCAGATATTAAAACAAATAACTTATAGTCAGAAGTTAAATATAGATATTATTGCGAAGCATATTGATGATGAGCTTGAAATTAGTATACATAATAGTGACCTAGTTTTACTAATATCTGAAAGTTTAAAGAAGTATAGTCAAAGATACTCTACTCTAACATCTATAGCTCCTGATAAAACCATAAATATAGCTGCTTTAACCCCTTATGATATTGATTATATTGATAATGTGAAAAATTATATTTGTATATATGGGGCAACTTCTGTAGATCAAACAAATTATACAGTTACTTCTTTAAAAATAAATATACAGGCTGCTTTAGAAAATATTTTTTGTAGCTAG
- the cls gene encoding cardiolipin synthase yields the protein MDNFISGVIYLLEANSILFICQVFTIFVVLKLIVDKKSASNIIAWLLAILFIPYVAIPFFFIFQRKDRRRFWQKKTMNIDSSASFEKICLTNDHCQELPKNVINTFSNLDLPTLTMHNSFEIYTNGVRSFEAFMQAINSAKKSIYLQTYILKNDTTSKLVISALEQKAAQGIEVKMMIDSLGSFHAYLHNKRIFRNLRTLGAEIVFFMPILTNPLRNYINYRNHRKIFIFDNNLAMSGGINIGDEYMSLAYHDGMWSDLLFSLRGESVLHFLKVFRSDWYFATNRELKFKIENNIYNKCFTQVVPSGPDMNKNQLYAGLLTAINSAQEKLWIITPYLIPSLDLLQSITLAKCRGVDVKIITPKDSDHKIINRARSSYIRDLLKHNIQVHFTEKMIHAKAILIDSNIAILGSINLDNRSLFLNYEIATFIYTPNEVKKLYSWAENILKESSQNSSHLPTKRSSLIVESIMKILTPLM from the coding sequence ATGGATAATTTTATATCTGGAGTAATATACTTATTAGAAGCAAATTCTATTTTATTTATTTGCCAAGTTTTTACTATATTTGTCGTTTTAAAACTTATAGTAGATAAAAAATCTGCATCTAATATTATAGCTTGGCTCTTAGCAATATTATTTATTCCTTATGTTGCAATACCCTTTTTCTTTATATTTCAGCGCAAAGATAGACGTAGGTTTTGGCAGAAAAAGACTATGAATATAGATAGCTCAGCATCTTTTGAAAAAATTTGTTTAACTAATGATCATTGCCAAGAATTACCTAAAAATGTTATTAATACTTTTTCAAATCTTGATCTACCAACACTTACTATGCATAACAGCTTTGAAATATATACTAATGGGGTTAGATCTTTTGAAGCTTTTATGCAAGCGATCAACTCTGCAAAAAAAAGCATATATCTTCAGACTTATATACTTAAAAATGACACTACATCTAAACTAGTTATAAGTGCATTAGAACAAAAAGCTGCTCAAGGAATTGAGGTTAAAATGATGATTGATTCTCTGGGATCATTCCATGCTTATCTACATAATAAAAGGATATTTCGAAACTTACGTACTTTAGGCGCAGAAATAGTATTTTTCATGCCAATACTTACAAATCCTTTGCGTAACTATATTAATTATAGAAATCATCGTAAGATTTTTATTTTTGATAATAATTTAGCTATGAGTGGCGGTATAAATATTGGTGATGAATATATGTCTTTGGCTTATCATGATGGGATGTGGAGTGATTTGTTATTTAGCCTTCGTGGCGAATCTGTATTACATTTTTTAAAAGTTTTTCGTTCAGACTGGTATTTTGCAACAAATCGTGAGCTAAAGTTTAAAATAGAAAACAACATTTATAATAAGTGTTTTACCCAAGTAGTCCCTTCTGGACCTGATATGAATAAAAATCAGTTATATGCTGGACTTCTAACAGCAATAAATTCTGCACAAGAAAAGCTTTGGATTATAACACCGTATCTAATCCCTTCTTTAGACTTATTACAATCAATAACTCTTGCTAAGTGTCGTGGTGTTGATGTAAAAATAATTACCCCAAAAGATTCTGACCATAAAATAATAAATCGAGCAAGATCAAGTTATATTAGAGATCTATTAAAACATAATATACAAGTACATTTTACAGAGAAAATGATTCATGCTAAAGCTATACTTATAGATTCAAATATTGCGATACTTGGTTCTATTAATCTCGATAATAGAAGTTTATTTTTAAACTACGAAATTGCTACTTTTATATATACTCCTAACGAGGTAAAAAAACTTTATTCGTGGGCTGAAAATATACTTAAAGAATCAAGTCAAAATTCATCACATTTACCGACGAAACGTAGTAGTTTAATAGTAGAAAGTATTATGAAAATTCTCACACCTTTGATGTAA
- the hemL gene encoding glutamate-1-semialdehyde 2,1-aminomutase: MDKKTQESENLFIQAQQYIPGGVNSPVRAFKSVGQDHPKFIKSAKGAYLYDVDWHKYIDYIGSWGPMILGHGDEDVLEAMQNQLQNGLSYGAPCKQEIELAKKITEVMPNIEQVRFVNSGTEATMSAIRLARAYTNKNKIIKFEGCYHGHADEFLVAAGSGALSLGQPNSPGVPEDVVKDTLVASFNDINSIKALFEKYKDEIACIIVEPIAGNMNMIFPKDDFLAKLRELCDENNALLIFDEVMTGFRVALGGAQSIYNVKPDITTLGKIIGGGMPVGAFGGRKDIMQMISPAGSVYQAGTLSGNPLAMVAGIKTLEKISQDDFYTQLESKAQKLVDGLNEAAKLYDFNFHAKCLGGMFGLFFCSDKVEVNTFADLGKTNLGMFNKFFAYMLDNGVYLAPSAYEAGFISIVHSDEDIQKTIDLAKTFFYENTN, encoded by the coding sequence ATGGATAAGAAAACACAAGAATCAGAAAATTTATTTATACAAGCACAACAATACATACCTGGCGGAGTAAACTCTCCAGTACGAGCTTTTAAAAGTGTCGGACAAGATCACCCAAAATTCATTAAATCAGCAAAAGGTGCTTATCTTTATGATGTAGATTGGCACAAGTATATAGATTATATAGGATCTTGGGGACCAATGATTCTAGGCCATGGTGATGAAGATGTTTTAGAAGCAATGCAAAATCAGTTACAAAATGGTTTAAGTTATGGTGCTCCATGTAAACAAGAAATAGAGCTTGCAAAAAAGATAACTGAAGTTATGCCAAATATTGAGCAAGTTCGATTTGTTAACTCAGGTACAGAAGCTACTATGAGCGCTATTAGACTTGCTAGAGCTTATACAAATAAAAATAAGATAATCAAGTTTGAAGGCTGCTATCATGGTCACGCAGATGAGTTTCTAGTAGCTGCTGGATCAGGAGCTCTATCACTAGGTCAACCAAATTCTCCTGGTGTACCTGAAGATGTTGTTAAAGATACTTTAGTTGCAAGCTTTAACGATATCAACTCTATTAAAGCACTTTTTGAAAAGTATAAAGATGAGATTGCTTGTATTATAGTTGAGCCTATAGCTGGCAATATGAATATGATATTTCCTAAAGATGACTTCTTGGCTAAGCTTAGAGAGCTATGTGATGAAAATAATGCTCTACTTATCTTTGATGAGGTAATGACTGGCTTTAGAGTAGCGTTAGGAGGTGCTCAAAGTATTTATAATGTTAAGCCAGATATTACAACTTTAGGTAAAATTATTGGTGGTGGTATGCCAGTAGGAGCTTTTGGTGGTCGTAAAGATATTATGCAAATGATCTCCCCAGCTGGATCTGTATACCAAGCAGGAACTTTATCAGGAAATCCTCTTGCTATGGTAGCAGGGATAAAAACTTTAGAAAAAATATCACAAGATGATTTTTATACTCAACTTGAATCAAAAGCTCAAAAGTTAGTAGATGGTCTAAATGAAGCAGCAAAACTGTATGATTTTAACTTTCATGCTAAATGCCTAGGTGGGATGTTTGGCTTGTTCTTCTGTAGTGATAAAGTAGAAGTTAATACTTTTGCAGATTTAGGCAAAACAAATCTAGGTATGTTTAATAAGTTTTTTGCATATATGTTAGATAACGGTGTATATTTAGCACCATCAGCTTATGAAGCAGGATTTATCTCTATAGTACATAGTGATGAAGATATTCAAAAAACGATTGATTTGGCAAAAACTTTCTTTTACGAGAATACTAATTAG
- a CDS encoding MFS transporter — protein sequence MLKKEDFKTILLTSIGGMLEFYDFVIFGMFAIVLGSTFFPHEGSPALEALYAFTVFAVGYFARPIGGIFFGHIGDKFGRKKSFILTILLMGLASFFIALLPSYSSVGILATLLFVLLRIIQGAAIGGEIPSAVVFVKETLIKHGGLACGIIFCFINFGIFFAEITKVVTTYFLTDQYAWRVAFMLGGIAAIISYFFRKEISETETFLNKKIEHKVPIISLFNTEKLAMVRAIAAISIFAMVVGFFSLYLPTYFKLNNISNASNLILLNLFVFSVISIPAGYLADKFGALKILFVGGIGLLIFGSAFYYAIVINSHYLIIFMLINNIFMGLTVGVAANYASTLFSPSVRASGLGFTYNISFAVFNGAFLALASFGVAEGVMLTPLYLILAVVIISLLILIFTKKSY from the coding sequence ATGCTTAAAAAAGAAGATTTTAAAACGATTTTACTTACTAGTATCGGTGGAATGCTTGAGTTTTATGATTTTGTAATATTTGGTATGTTTGCAATCGTATTAGGCAGTACTTTCTTTCCACATGAAGGATCACCCGCTTTAGAGGCACTATATGCTTTTACTGTTTTTGCAGTGGGATATTTTGCTAGACCAATAGGTGGTATATTCTTTGGTCATATAGGCGATAAGTTTGGGCGTAAAAAATCTTTTATATTAACTATATTGTTAATGGGGTTAGCATCATTTTTTATCGCATTATTACCTTCTTATAGTAGTGTTGGGATTTTAGCTACATTATTATTTGTTTTGTTGCGTATTATTCAAGGAGCCGCAATTGGTGGTGAGATTCCAAGCGCTGTTGTATTTGTTAAAGAGACTTTAATAAAACACGGTGGTTTAGCTTGTGGTATTATATTTTGTTTTATTAATTTTGGAATATTTTTTGCTGAAATTACAAAAGTAGTTACAACATACTTTTTAACAGATCAATATGCTTGGCGGGTTGCTTTTATGCTTGGAGGTATTGCCGCGATTATTAGCTATTTTTTTAGAAAAGAAATAAGTGAAACAGAAACCTTTTTAAACAAAAAGATTGAACATAAAGTTCCAATAATAAGTCTATTTAATACAGAAAAATTAGCTATGGTTAGAGCAATCGCAGCTATATCAATATTTGCAATGGTTGTTGGGTTTTTCTCTCTTTATTTACCTACTTATTTTAAACTAAATAACATATCTAATGCTTCTAATTTAATCTTATTAAACTTATTTGTTTTTTCTGTTATTTCAATACCAGCAGGATATTTGGCAGATAAGTTTGGAGCATTAAAAATCCTTTTTGTTGGAGGCATTGGATTGTTAATCTTTGGAAGTGCTTTTTACTACGCTATAGTAATAAATTCTCACTACTTAATCATATTTATGTTAATCAATAATATTTTTATGGGTCTTACTGTTGGTGTGGCTGCAAACTATGCAAGTACTCTTTTTAGTCCTAGTGTTCGTGCTAGTGGTTTAGGCTTTACTTATAATATTAGCTTTGCAGTTTTTAATGGGGCATTTTTAGCTTTAGCAAGTTTTGGAGTTGCTGAAGGAGTTATGTTAACACCTCTATACTTAATTTTAGCAGTGGTAATTATTTCTTTACTTATCTTAATCTTTACTAAAAAATCATACTAA